The following coding sequences are from one Eucalyptus grandis isolate ANBG69807.140 chromosome 11, ASM1654582v1, whole genome shotgun sequence window:
- the LOC104425194 gene encoding disease resistance protein Pik-1, translating to MKQKVVIKVSMNGNGHASSFFCFGPQSPHSRALRLASGFRGVQSVALVGDRDQIEVTGEVDSVDLTNSLRKKFGSAEIVTVGEVKKEDKSEDKSEETEDVKPFVWPYPRYEYVYVQPGCWW from the exons ATGAAG CAAAAGGTTGTGATTAAGGTGTCTATGAATGGCAATGGCCACGCCTCgagctttttttgttttggccCCCAGAGCCCTCACTCCAGAGCTTTGAGACTTGCGAGTGGCTTTCGAG GAGTTCAATCCGTGGCGCTCGTGGGTGATCGGGACCAGATCGAGGTAACCGGGGAGGTCGACTCAGTTGACCTCACCAATTCACTCAGGAAGAAATTCGGGTCCGCTGAGATAGTGACTGTGGGTGAGgtcaagaaagaagacaaaagcgAAGACAAGTCTGAAGAAACAGAGGATGTGAAGCCCTTCGTATGGCCATACCCGCGCTATGAATACGTCTATGTCCAACCCGGATGCTGGTGGTAG